The following proteins come from a genomic window of Balearica regulorum gibbericeps isolate bBalReg1 chromosome 19, bBalReg1.pri, whole genome shotgun sequence:
- the LYRM9 gene encoding LYR motif-containing protein 9: MAPLPNAELVQNSLQLYRYLLRCCKQLPEENIRQHYRHAVRQSFKVHADEDNPERIQQIIKRAIEDADWVMNKYKKQK, from the exons ATGGCCCCTCTACCGAATGCTGAATTAGTTCAGAATTCTTTGCAGTTATATCGTTACCTGCTTCGATGCTGTAAGCAACTTCCTGAAGAGAATATTCGTCAACATTACAGACATGCTGTCAGGCAG AGTTTCAAAGTTCATGCAGATGAAGACAATCCTGAGAGAATCCAGCAGATTATTAAGAGAGCCATTGAAGATGCTGACTGGGTTATGAATAAA tataaaaagcagaaatag